In a single window of the Nicotiana tomentosiformis chromosome 10, ASM39032v3, whole genome shotgun sequence genome:
- the LOC138900162 gene encoding serine/threonine-protein phosphatase 7 long form homolog: MRSVYGDVAAAHRFPPTDERTLSRASRLQLTSIRQHLEAMHDDITHDTPDLHIDRYTRLLLFLMFRGVLFPNTSGNLVSLRFLHHLERLDDLRQYSWGAAVLGYLHMQMCRASMSTQHDIARFLPLLQLQPPLPPLALGAPPPFLPIARRWVDRRGYGREYEARHNLPLCRNLLDLLEGAQFIWKPYSDELIAGLPDYCSTDRLMWSSSVPLMCLDIVEHHATERVFCQFGHLQLVPPPPAWLTTHYQRDDRSRVDDTYMTWLEAQIDTWDRRLDLIPPFTAQDVY; this comes from the exons ATGAGATCAGTATATGGAGATGTTGCAGCGGCTCACCGGTTTCCGCCAACGGATGAGCGTACATTGAGTAGGGCTAGTCGTCTGCAGTTGACATCCATCCGGCAGCATCTGGAGGCGATGCATGATGACATTACGCATGATACACCGGATCTACATATTGACCGATATACGAGGTTGCTGTTGTTCCTTATGTTTAGAGGGgttttgttcccgaacacttcagGCAActtagtcagcttgagatttcttcatcatcttgagcggctagatgatttacgtCAGTACAGCTGGGGTGCTGCCGTTCTCGGTTACTTGCACATGCAGATGTGCCGGGCGAGCATGAGCACCCAGCAcgacattgctagatttttgccactgctacag ttgcagccacctctaccacccttaGCTCTAGGTGCACCACCTCCGTTTCTCCCtatagctaggaggtgggttgataggcggggatatggacgagagtacgaggctcgacataatctccccttgTGCAGgaatttgttggatttgctggagggtgcacag TTCATTTGGAAGCCATATAGCGACGAGCTAATAGCTGgcttgcccgattattgctcgaccGACCGActtatgtggagctcttccgtGCCGTTGATGTGCCTTGATATTGTGGAGCACCATGCCACCGAGCGGGTATTTTGCCAGTTTGGCCACCTGCAGCTTGTACCGCCACCGCCCGCCTGGCTTACcacacattaccagcgggatgatcgttccagggtggACGATACATATATGACATGGCTAGAGGCGCAGATTGATACTTGGGACCGACGACTTGACCTGATTCCCCCCTTCACCGCGCAGGATGTATACTGA